AGAACGATCTCGTGGTTCTGTCCTGTAGAGAGAAGGACAGGAGTACTGAAGCCGCCAATCATCGCGAAAGCAGCGAGAATCTCCGCGTCTTGAGTGAGTGCCAGCGTTATCGTTGAAGCACTCACGATAATCATGGAGACGAAGGCCACCGCCGAAGGCACAAGGTGGTAAACCTGGAACGCTCCCCAAAGCGACAAGTAAAGGATGCCGATGCCGACAGCCTTCATTGAATAAGAGAACGGCCCCTGACCACGAGTGCGGAAGCGCTCGCTCCAGAAAATGAGAGCGATGCCGGCGAGCAGGCCCAGTGCGACTCGTCCCGCGGGACCGATCCAACCGTTGTCAAAGGCGTATTTGATGAAATACGAGACGCCGGTGAGGATCGCGATAATCCCAATTCGGTTCAGCCACAACTTCCCAATCTTGCCCTCAAGCTCGTCCTCTTCCTTCGCTGGAGTGACTGAGAACGTTGTCGGTATCGGCGAAATTGGAGCGACATCCAATGGCCGAGGCGGTGAAGGCACCGCCGGCGCGGCAGGACGAGCGACCTCTAGCTTTCGTTCCGCAGGCGCGAGCCCAAGGCCTGTTCGCTGCTCTATGCGTTCCATGCGCGCTTTCATCGCTGCCATCTCTGCGCGGAGAGCGGCGAGTTCTCGTTGGAGATCGGCCATGCGTTAACTATCCCATTGTCGGCGTAGCGAATAACAGATAGTAGGGGTCCGCTGTACCACCGTAATAACGCACCGGATTACATGAACAAAGGTAACCTGCGTCTGTCTCCCTCCCTCGATTCCGCAGGCTCGATATCAGCCAAGAACAGCAACGTGCAACCGCAAAAAGAAGCGACTGCTCCACCGCCTATCTCGCCACCAGTGATCGCAAAATCGGCGTTTGCCAGGACCGCGGTACCGGCAGCGCTTCTGTTTGGCGATTCTGGAGTATCTTAGGTGGCCATGACTACCGCGCCGGTCGCGCAGGTTCGGGCTCCGCAGAGGCATTCGGTGCTCATCCTGATGCTGACGCTCTCGATGATCATCGCCTATGTCGATCGTGGAAACTTGTCGATTGCGGCGCCGATTATTAAGGACGAGCTTCACTTGAGCGCGTCCCAACTTGGGATTTTGCTTTCGGCGTTTTTCTGGTCGTACACCCCGTTCCAAATTTTGTCGGGATGGCTCTCGGACCGATTTCATCCGGGATGGATACTCGCCGGCGGCTTCGCGCTCTGGTCGGTGGCAACTTCGGTGACGGGTCTTGTCCATGGCTTCACCATGCTGCTGGTAATGCGCGTGCTGCTGGGCATCGGAGAATCGACGCCGTGGCCTTGCTTTGGGACGATTCTCGCGCGTGATTTGCCCAACGAACGGCGAGGCCTGGCAAACGCGGCGACTATGACCGGTACGGCTTTGGGACCAGCGATCGGCACTCTGCTGGGCGGAACGTTGATTGCGCGCTTCGGATGGCGTCCTTTCTTTATCGGACTCGGCTTTGTCACGCTGGCCTGGTTGATTCCGTGGATGATCTCGATGCCGTGTTCGGCGCCTGCAAACACGGCGCGCAGGAGCTCAGGGCCGCCGGTGTGGGCGATTCTGCGGCATCGCTCGTTTTGGGGCGGAGCAATTGGGCACTTCTGCATCAACTATCTGGCCTACTTCGTGCTGACCTGGATGCCCTTCTACCTGGTCCGCGAGAAGCAGTTCTCGCTTCCCACCATGGGAAAACTGGCGGCGCTCTTCTATTGCGTAGAGTCGGCGTTTACCGTGATCACCGGCGCGCTTACCGATCGCGCGGTGCGCGGCGGGCAGACGATTACACGCGCGCGCAAGACGGCGATGATTGTCGGCCACACACTGGCTGCAATTGGATTGCTGTGCTGGATGCTGGCCGGTTCGAACTGGTTCATGGTCTGCATCGTCTTCACCTTCGCGGCTTGGGGCATTGCGGCGACGGGAATCTTTGCCTTCCCGCAGGACCTTGGCGGACACGACGCCTCAGGAAAGTGGAGCGGACTGCAGAACTGCGTTGCCAACTTCGCCGGTATTCTTGCGCCGGCGATTACCGGCTTCCTGCTCGATCGCACCGGAAACTTTGCCGTCACTCTGGCGACGACGGCGACGGTCATGCTGGTGGGCGGATTTGCCTGGGTCTTTCTTGTGGGCGAGCTGAAGCCGGTTTCGTTTGCCAACACCTCTGGCGCGACCAGCGCGAGATAGTTCGTGCAAACGAGAGGGATTTCGCAGATCGGAGGATGGTGATCGGCAGTACACAGGAGGCGGTAGGCAATAAGAAATAGTCGAGCTTCGTCGTCCTGACTGCTGGGTAAATTTACTGTTTGGTAACTATCGTTTATTCCCGTTGGCTCTCTTCTTCAGCAACGCCTTTACTTGCG
The genomic region above belongs to Terriglobales bacterium and contains:
- a CDS encoding MFS transporter, with translation MTTAPVAQVRAPQRHSVLILMLTLSMIIAYVDRGNLSIAAPIIKDELHLSASQLGILLSAFFWSYTPFQILSGWLSDRFHPGWILAGGFALWSVATSVTGLVHGFTMLLVMRVLLGIGESTPWPCFGTILARDLPNERRGLANAATMTGTALGPAIGTLLGGTLIARFGWRPFFIGLGFVTLAWLIPWMISMPCSAPANTARRSSGPPVWAILRHRSFWGGAIGHFCINYLAYFVLTWMPFYLVREKQFSLPTMGKLAALFYCVESAFTVITGALTDRAVRGGQTITRARKTAMIVGHTLAAIGLLCWMLAGSNWFMVCIVFTFAAWGIAATGIFAFPQDLGGHDASGKWSGLQNCVANFAGILAPAITGFLLDRTGNFAVTLATTATVMLVGGFAWVFLVGELKPVSFANTSGATSAR